The following proteins come from a genomic window of Rissa tridactyla isolate bRisTri1 chromosome 11, bRisTri1.patW.cur.20221130, whole genome shotgun sequence:
- the PCDH1 gene encoding protocadherin-1 isoform X2 produces the protein MQTPLDQRARGRHGAQRRPHPTPLQCRMNPLAPCLGLWLLFQLPALVSGTRVVYKVQEEQPPNTLIGSLASDYGFPDVGHLYKLEVGAPYLRVDGKTGDIYTTETSIDRESLRDCQHLLPGDPCYLEFEVSITDLILNSSPRLLEGQIEVLDINDNTPNFASPVLTLSIPENTNIGTLFPIPLAMDRDSGPNGVASYELMAGPEAQELFGLQVAEDQDEKQPQLIVMGNLDREQWDSYDLTIKVQDGGNPPRASSALLRITILDMNDNAPKFEKALYEAELSENSPVGHSVLQVKANDSDQGANAEIDYSFHQASDMVRRLLRLDRTTGLITVQGPIDREDVNILKFSVMAKDKGANPKSARTQVVVTIKDMNDNAPSIEIRGIGLVTHQDGMANISEDVPVETAVALVQVSDRDEGENAVVTCVVAGDVPFQLRQASETGSDSKKKYFLQTTTPLDYESVKEYTIEIVAVDSGNPPLSSTNSLKVQVMDVNDNAPVFSQSFTEVAFPENNEPDDLVMEVSATDADSGSNAKLVYSLVTDPSSKGSFTIDPDSGEIRVKAVLDREQRERYEFLVVAADKGSPSLKGTASVAINVMDRNDNDPKFMLSGYNFSVMENMPPLSPVGMVTVIDADKGENARIQLSVEQDNGDFVIQNGTGTILSSISFDREQQSTYTFRLKAVDGGDPPRSAYVGVTINVLDENDNAPFITSPSNATYKHILPHTSPGQQVSKVKAEDIDSGVNAELTYSITGGNPFELFQISPHSGDITLEKEILRKHHGLHRLVVRVNDKGKPSRHGTALVHFYVNETLANRTLLDTLVGHSLDTPLDIDIAGDPEYERSKQRSNILFGVIAGIVAVTLVIVMVVLVRYCRQREAKSGYQAGKKETKDLYAPKQASKSGKSKSKVKKSKSPKPPKPTEDEEETGLQKSLKFNLMNDSVSDSPRIHLPLNYPPGSPDLGRHYRSNSPLPSIQLQPQSPSASKKHQVVQDLPATNTFVGTGDNNSTGSEQYSDYSYRTNPQKYTNKQLPHRRVTFSAASQAQDLQDPSQHSYYDSGLEESETPSSKSSSGPRIGPLALPEDHYERTTPDGSIGEMEHPENESPERSRL, from the exons ATGCAGACGCCGCTGGATCAGCGCGCAAGGGGCCGGCACGGAGCGCAACGCCGTCCGCATCCAA CTCCCCTACAGTGCAGGATGAACCCCCTGGCACCCTGCCTGGGCCTGTGGCTCCtcttccagctccctgccctggTCTCTGGGACGCGTGTGGTCTACAAAGTACAGGAGGAGCAACCCCCCAACACCCTCATAGGGAGCCTGGCTTCTGACTACGGCTTCCCAGATGTGGGACATCTCTACAAGCTGGAAGTGGGGGCCCCATACCTACGCGTGGATGGCAAGACTGGGGACATTTACACCACAGAGACCTCCATCGACCGGGAGAGCTTGCGTGACTGCCAGCACCTCCTACCCGGAGACCCCTGCTACCTGGAGTTTGAAGTGTCCATCACTGACCTGATCTTGAACAGCAGCCCGCGTCTGCTCGAGGGGCAGATAGAGGTGCTCGATATCAATGACAACACCCCCAACTTTGCCTCACCTGTTCTCACTCTGTCCATCCCTGAAAACACCAACATTGGGACgctcttccccatccccctggCCATGGACCGGGACTCAGGCCCCAACGGTGTTGCCTCCTATGAGCTGATGGCTGGTCCTGAGGCCCAGGAGCTCTTTGGGCTGCAGGTGGCAGAGGATCAGGATGAGAAGCAGCCGCAGCTGATTGTCATGGGGAATCTGGACCGGGAGCAGTGGGACTCCTACGACCTGACCATCAAGGTGCAGGATGGAGGCAACCCGCCACGAGCGAGCAGCGCCCTGCTTCGCATCACCATCCTGGACATGAACGACAACGCACCCAAGTTTGAGAAGGCTCTGTACGAGGCCGAGCTCTCCGAAAACAGCCCCGTGGGACACTCTGTCCTCCAG GTGAAAGCCAACGACTCAGACCAGGGTGCCAACGCCGAAATCGACTACTCCTTCCACCAAGCATCGGACATGGTGCGCCGGCTGCTGCGCCTGGACCGCACCACGGGGCTCATCACCGTGCAGGGGCCCATTGATCGTGAGGACGTCAACATCCTCAAGTTCTCCGTCATGGCCAAGGACAAGGGGGCCAACCCCAAGAGCGCCCGCACCCAGGTCGTGGTCACCATCAAGGACATGAATGACAACGCGCCCTCCATAGAGATCCGGGGCATTGGGCTTGTCACTCATCAGGATGGCATGGCGAACATCTCGGAGGATGTGCCAGTAGAGACAGCAGTGGCTCTGGTGCAGGTGTCCGACCGAGATGAGGGTGAAAATGCTGTGGTGACCTGCGTGGTGGCTGGTGACGTCCCGTTCCAGCTGCGTCAGGCTAGTGAAACGGGGAGTGACAGCAAGAAGAAATACTTCCTACAGACCACCACACCACTAGACTACGAGTCAGTGAAGGAGTACACCATTGAGATTGTGGCGGTGGACTCGGGGAACCCACCCCTCTCCAGCACCAACTCTTTGAAGGTGCAGGTGATGGATGTGAATGACAACGCGCCTGTCTTCAGCCAGAGTTTCACTGAGGTGGCATTCCCCGAGAACAACGAGCCTGATGACCTGGTGATGGAGGTGAGTGCCACCGATGCTGACAGTGGCTCCAATGCAAAGCTGGTTTACTCCCTGGTGACGGACCCCTCTTCCAAGGGCTCCTTCACCATTGACCCTGACTCTGGGGAGATCCGGGTGAAGGCAGTGTTGGACCGAGAGCAACGGGAGCGCTATGAGTTCTTGGTGGTGGCAGCAGacaagggcagccccagcctcaaGGGCACAGCATCTGTGGCCATCAACGTCATGGACAGGAATGACAACGACCCCAAGTTCATGCTGAGCGGCTACAACTTCTCAGTGATGGAGAACATGCCACCCCTCAGCCCTGTGGGCATGGTGACGGTGATCGATGCTGACAAAGGAGAAAACGCCCGCATCCAGCTGTCGGTGGAGCAAGACAACGGAGATTTTGTCATCCAGAATGGTACTGGCACCATCCTCTCCAGCATCTCTTTTGACCGGGAGCAGCAGAGCACATACACTTTCCGACTCAAGGCGGTGGATGGCGGGGATCCTCCCAGGTCTGCCTATGTTGGGGTGACCATCAATGTCTTGGATGAGAATGATAATGCCCCCTTCATCACTTCACCCTCCAATGCCACCTACAAACacatcctgccccacaccagccctgGCCAGCAGGTGAGCAAGGTCAAGGCGGAGGACATTGACTCTGGTGTCAACGCAGAGCTGACCTACAGCATCACAGGAGGCAACCCCTTCGAGCTCTTCCAGATCTCCCCGCACAGTGGAGACATCACCCTGGAGAAGGAAATCCTGCGCAAGCACCATGGCCTGCACCGCTTGGTAGTGCGCGTCAATGACAAGGGCAAGCCctcacggcacggcacggcgctGGTGCACTTCTATGTCAACGAGACGCTGGCCAACCGCACACTGCTGGACACGCTGGTGGGGCACAGCCTGGACACACCACTCGACATAGACATCGCCGGAGACCCTGAATACGAGCGTAGCAAGCAGCGAAGCAACATCCTCTTTGGAGTCATCGCTGGCATCGTGGCTGTCACTCTGGTCATCGTGATGGTTGTCCTGGTGCGCTACTGCCGGCAGCGGGAGGCCAAAAGTGGCTACCAGGCAGGCAAGAAGGAGACCAAAGACCTGTATGCACCCAAGCAGGCCAGCAAGAGTGGTAAGAGCAAGAGCAAGGTGAAGAAGAGCAAGTCCCCAAAGCCACCCAAGCCcacagaggatgaggaggagacgGGGCTGCAGAAATCACTCAAGTTCAATCTCATGAATGACTCTGTCAGTGACAGCCCCCGCATCCACCTGCCCCTCAACTACCCGCCGGGCAGCCCAGACCTGGGTCGTCACTACCGCTCCAACTCGCCACTGCCCTCCATCCAGCTGCAGCCTCAGTCGCCCTCTGCCTCCAAGAAGCACCAAGTGGTGCAGGACCTGCCGGCCACCAACACCTTTGTTGGCACCGGGGACAACAACTCGACGGGCTCCGAGCAGTACTCGGACTACAGCTACCGCACCAATCCCCAGAAATACACCAACAAGCAG tTACCTCATCGCCGAGTGACGTTCTCTGCAGCCAGCCAGGCTCAGGACCTTCAAGATCCCTCCCAGCACAGCTACTACGACAGTGGGCTGGAGGAATCAGAGACCCCAAGCAGCAAATCGTCATCTGGGCCCCGCATTGGGCCACTAGCCCTGCCTGAGGATCACTACGAACGCACCACGCCCGATGGCAGCATCGGGGAGATGGAGCACCCTGAGAATG